The DNA window GGTCGTTCCGATCCATCCCGGGACATCCGTACAGGCAGCGGGCGCGGACCGGCGTATAATTCGAGGCTGCCATGAGGTGCGTGGCGGTCTGCCAGGATGCCCTGGTCGTCAGGACGCTGCACCAGGCGCTCGTGCCGTCTCTCGACATCGAGTTCCTGGTAGAGGATCGCGCCTTGGCCCGCCGCCTCCACGACGCCGGGATTCCCGCCCGGGCCGGCGATCCGCGGCGCATCGACACCTACCTCCGCATGGACGTGACGCCGGCTACCTGCGTCATCGTCGAGGACGGCGGGCGCCGCAGCGTGAGGCGCATTCTGGAAGCGCTGGCCGACGCCGGCGCGGTGCTGACCTACGTGCTCGACGTCGCCGAGCGCCGCTCGAAACGATCCGACGAGTGCCTCGCCGCCTTTCCCGAAGTCAGCGCGTTGAGCCTCGGCGATCTGCTCAAGGGCTCGCTGCTCGGCGCGCTCGGCCGCGCGCTCACCCGTTCGCGGGTCCAGCAGTACCAGCGCTACTTCGCCGACGCCGACCGCGTGCTCATTCTCCTGCACCACGATCCCGACCCCGACGCGCTGGCGAGCGGCCTCGCGCTGCGCGCGCTGCTCCACCGCACCAAGGCCACCGCCATCATCGGCGCGTTCCACGGGGTGACCCGCCCCGAGAACCTGCGCATGGCGAACCTGCTCGACATCCGGGTGCAGGCCCTGACCGCCGAGTCGCTCGGCGAGTTCGACCGCATCGCCACCGTCGACGTCCAGCCGCACTATTTCGGGGGGTTGCTCGGACGCGTGGACCTGGTCATCGACCACCACCCGGAACGGACCGGCTACACGACGATCTTCAAGGACATCCGCCCCGATTACGGCTCGACGGCCACGATCCTCACCGAGCATCTGCGGGCCACGGACGTGAACATCTCGGAACGCATCGCCACGGCGATGCTCTACGCCATCAAGTCCGACACGCTGTTCCTGTCGCGGCAGACGAACCGCAGCGACCTGGAGGCGTTCACCTATCTCTATCCCCTCGCCGACCCGGCGCTGGTCCGCAAGATGGAAGGCTCCGAGATCACGCTGGAGCGGCTGCGGCACGTGACGCGGGGCGTGCAGTCGGGCCGGATGCGCGACCAGGTGTTCGCGGCGCACATCGGCGAGGCGCCGCGGGACGACCTCGTGCCGTACGTCGCGGATTTCCTCCTGCAGCTCGAGGACGTCAAGTGGTCCGTCGTGTCCGGCATCGTCGGCGACCGGCTCGTCGTCTCGGTCCGGAATCTGGGCTACTCGCGCAACGCCGGCGAGTTCGTCAAGCGGTGGTTCAACGATATCGGCAGCGCGGGAGGACATCGCGCCATGGCCAAGGCGGTGGTGCCGCTCGACGCATTCCGGACGAAGTTCGAATCGGTCGAGGACAGCGAGATCGCGGGCCGGCTCGCCGACCTCGCCGCCCGCTTCCTGCGCGAGCCGCAGAGCGGCGAACGGCGAACGGCGGGCAGGGGCTTCCGTACATCCGCGAAGCTGCGGTCGCCCGAGGGCTGAGACACGCGGCGCCGCAGGCCTCTCCGCTCAGTCCTGGCCCGCCAGACGGGCCGAAAAGGACGCCGGAGCGTCCGCCCGCTCTGCCGGCGGCGCCTCGATGAGCTCGCCGCTGGCCCCCAGGACGGCGTCGACGAACTGCCGAAAGCCGTCCTGGTAGCCGCGATCGACCAGCTCGGCCAGGGTCTGCTTGCGGTCGGACCGCTCGTCGTAACACCCGGCCACGTCGAAGGGGCCGACCGGGTTGTGCGCCGGCCTGACCTCGAACAGGGACTGGAACAGCCCGCGCCGGACGTCGATCGCCTCCTGAAGCGAAACGGTCTCGACGCCGAGCAGGTATTCCCCCGCCTTGCCGCGGATGTCCCGGCGCGCCGCGCCGAGCGCATGCGGGCCGCTGGCGGACGGTACGGCCGAGACCAGTATGACCTGCTGGACGCCGGCCCGCGCCACCTCTTCCAGCAGACGCGCCGTGCTGTCGGGCCGATCGCAGAACCGGTGCGTCTCCCCCTGCCAGGCACTGTCGTGCGCGAACGTCACGTGGTGCGGGTCGGTGGCGACGGGCAGGCACAGCGCGGCGGCGAAAGCGTCCATCGCGTGCCGCTGCGCGTCCTGCGACAAGTCCACCGTCTCGAGCGGCCGCGCCGCGGCGTCCTCCCCGGGCTGCCCCTGCAGGAACTCGCCGCGGTACGGCTCGGCGAGCAGGGCGAAGGCGACGTCGCGCCGCGCGTCGACGTCGTGGACCAGCATCAGCAGCTCGCGAAACCCGGGCTGCCCCAGGTTCTCCTGGAGCAGCTCGGCATAGCGCCGGCCCAGCTCGTCGGCGTTGGGACGCTGCACCCGCGACCCGTGCATGATCTGCCACAGGCCGCCACTGAACCATGCTACGGCCTGCGCGCGGTCGATCGGCGCCCCCAGCAGCCGCCACCACAGCCCGCCGCGACCCGGCCGCCGCCCCCGGGGCCGCAGCGCGCGCTCGATGACATCGAGGGCCAGCAACGCCAGCAGCGAAGCGACCGCGATCACCACGAGTCGGGGCAGGTAGACCGGCAGCACCGACGGCGCGAAGACCGTGCGGAGCCAGCCGCCATAGGCCGTCGACAGATCGCCGCCGACCTCGACGCCGATCAGGACCAGGAAGTACCCGACGGGAAACACGACGGCCGCCAGCGCCAGCGCCGCGACCGGCAGCAGCGTCGTCGCGAACGCGGCGGCGAGCATCCACGCCGCGCCGCGCAACGTAGGCCGCCAGCGGTAGGTGCGGCGCACGCCGGGGCTGCGCCACAGCCCGCTCTGCGCCCACAGGCGCGAGCCGCCGTCCACCGCCGCGAACATCGCCCCGACGGCGCCGATCCCGCGCCCGGCGACGAGATCGATCTTGACGCCGGCCTCGACCAATGCGCGCAGCACACCGGCGTGATACGCGCCGGCGGCGCCGGTGCCGGCGAGGACGAGCGCCGTCCGCAACTGCGGGACGTACCGGCGAACCGTGTCGATGGAAGCCACGGACTGGCAGGCGCTCAGGACTCGTGGATAGTGGTCAGCTCGACGATCTCGAACTCGCGGACGCCGCTCGGCGTCTTGACCTGGATTTCGTCGCCTTCCTCCCGGCCGACGATGGCCCGGCCGATCGGGGACGCGGTCGACACCCACCCCTTCGCGGGATCGGCATCCTCGGGCATCACCAGCTCGTAGGTGATGGTCGCCCCGTCCTCCGCGCGCAGCAGTACGGTCGACCCGAGCGCCGCCCGATCATGCGGCAGGCGGTCGAGGTTCATCAGCGCGATTTCCGCGACCCGGGTCCGCAGCATGCCGATGCGGGCCTCGACGAGTCGCTGCCGCTCCTTCGCCGCCTGGTACTCGGCGTTCTCGCGCAGGTCGCCCAGCTCCCGGGCCCGCTGAATCTCCTTGGGAAGCTCGCGAGTGAGCTCGCGCTCCAGCGTCTGAATCTCGCCCTCGATCCGCTTGAGCAGTCTTGCCTTCATGAGCAGATTGCAGCCTTGTAGCCTAGCACATCTGTTATGCTCGGCCCGGCGCCGCGCAGCGCCGCGGATTCCGTGGAAACCGTCACCAGTCGCCGGAACCCGCTCGTCGTCCGTTTCCGGTCCGCCCTCCGCACGAACCGCCGGTCGCGGACGCATCTGCTGCTCGACGGGCGGCGCCTGATCGCCGACGCGCGGCGCGCCGGCGTCCGTCTGGAATCCGTTCTGGTGGCCGCATCTGCGCTCCGGCGCGGCGCGCCGGCCCTCGACGCGCTCGTGGCGGATTGCGAGGCGAACCGTATCGATGTCGCGGCCGGCTCGGACCCCGTGCTGGCGGCCGCCAGCCCCCTCCGCTCCCCCTCCACCGCCGTCGCGCTCGCGCGCCATCGCGCTCCGTCGGTCGAGGAAGTACTTGCCCGCGCCGCGCACGGCTGCCTCATCGCGCCGGCCGGCGTGCAGGACCCGGGCAATCTCGGGGCCATCGTCCGGGCGGCCGACGCGGCCGGCGCCGGCGGCGTCGTCGTCACCGGGGCGGCGGCCGACCCCTTCGGATGGAAGGCGCTCCGCGGGGCCATGGGCAGTACTTTCCGGCTGCCGGTAGCGGACGCGGGCGAGGCGAGCGACCTGCCCGAACAGGCCCGGCGAGCCGGCTGCGAGGTGCTCGCCGCGGTCCCGCGGAACGGCCGGTCGATGTACGATCTCGACCTGACGCGGCCGGCGCTGATTCTGATCGGCGGGGAGGGTGCGGGTATCGAGAGCCCGTTCCACCGCTCGGCCGACGCCGTGGTCTCGATTCCGATGGCCGGCGGCGTCGAATCGCTCAACGCCGCGGTGGCGGCCGCCGTCCTCGCGTACGAAGTCCGCCGGCAACGAATGGCGGTATGAAGTCAGGCCACCTGTTCGAGTCCGCCGCGCCGGACCGGCGCGCCGTCGAGGCGCCGCTCGCGGAGCGGATGCGCCCGCGGACCTTCGAGGAGCTCGTGGGCCAGCAGGAGCTGCTGGCGCCCGGTCGGCCGCTGCGCGCCGCGATCGAGCGCGACGCCCTGCAATCGATCATCCTCTGGGGTCCGCCGGGCACCGGCAAGACGACCATCGCGCGCCTGATCGCCACGGTCACCCGCGCCCATTTCATCGCCTTCAGCGCCGTCCTGTCCGGCATCAAGGACATCAAGGCGGTGATGGCCGAGGCCCAGGCGGCGCGCCGCGAGCTCGCACGGCGCACGATCCTGTTCGTGGACGAGATCCACCGCTTCAACAAGGCGCAGCAGGATGCCTTTCTGCCCCGCGTCGAGGCGGGCGACATCGCGCTGATCGGCGCCACCACCGAGAACCCGTCGTTCGAGGTCAACGCGGCGCTGCTGTCGCGTTCCAAGGTCTTCGTGCTGCAGCCGCTGGCGACGGACGAGACGGCGGCCATCCTACGACGGGCGGTCGCGGATTCCGAACGCGGCCTCGGCTCGACCGGGGTCGCGGCGGACGACGACGCCCTCGCGGCCATCGCGCGCCACGCCAGCGGGGACGCGCGCGTGGCGCTCAACCTGCTGGAGCTGGCCGCCACCCTGGCCGGCTCCGGACGCATCGACCGGGAGCTGCTGGCGCGAGCCATCCAGAAGCGCGCCCTGCTCTACGACAAGTCGGGCGACGAGCACTTCAACCTGATCTCGGCGCTGCACAAGTCGCTGCGCAACAGCGATCCGGACGCCGGAGTCTACTGGCTGGCGCGCATGATCGAGGCGGGCGAGGAGCCTCTGTACATCGCGCGGCGTCTCGTGCGCTTCGCCTCCGAGGACGTCGGAAACGCCGACCCGAACGCCCTTGCGGTAGCGGTCGCGGCCAAGGAGGCGGTGCACTTCATCGGCATGCCGGAGGGCAACACCGCGCTGGCGCAGGCCGTCACCTATCTCGCCACCGCGCCCAAGAGCAACGCCGTCTACGCCGCGTACAACCGGGCCGCGGCCGACGCGCACGAGCAGGTGGCGGAGCCGGTCCCCCTGCACCTGCGCAACGCGCCGACCCGGCTGATGAAAGAACAGGGCTACGGGGACGGGTACGCCTACGCGCACGACGATCCGGACGGCGTCACCGGCATGGACTGTCTGCCCCCCGCGCTCGCCGGCCGCCGGTACTACCGGCCGACCACCCGGGGATACGAGAAGGAAGTCGCCCGCCGGCTCGACGCGTGGCGGGCGCTGAAGCGCGCGAAGGGGCAAACCACCCCCGCGCGGACGGAGGAGCCGTAGCCGTGCCGGGAATGCTCTACTACGCGGGCCGCGGGCTGCAGCTCCTCGGGATGTGGCTGCTGCTCGTCTCCATCGTCACCGCCGGGCCGCTCGGGCCAAGCCCGCGTCTGTTCGGCGCCGGCGTCGCCGCCTTCGTCGCCGGCTGGTTCCTCGTGAAGCGGACGGCGGGATAGAGGCCGGCCCCGGTCCCCGCGAGCCCGTGGGGGAGGCCGGCCGCGGGAACGCGGTCAGTCGCGCAGGGCGAACGTCGACAGGGAACTGCCGGCGATGACCGCGACGTACTGTCTGCCGTCCACCTCGTAGGTCATCGGGCCGTTGACGATCTGGCCGCCCAGGCCGACCCGCCACAACAGATCGCCGGTGCGGGCGTCCAGGGCCTGAAAGTAGCCGGAACGGGCGCCGGTGAACAGCAGGTCCGAGGCGGTGGTGAGGATGCCGCTGCTCGTGACGTCGGTCATTTCGAACTTCCACCGCGTCTCGCCGGTCAGCGCGTCGAGCGCCACCACCGCTCCGCTCCCGGCGGCGGCCGTCCAGGTGTTGACGGGCCCACGGGTCAGCCCCGGCACGGTGGGGGCGTCGGGCACCGGCTCGGCCGTCCTCGGCCGCCCGCCGACGAACGGACGCCCCGGCGCATACTCCTGCGGCTGCGCGTCGAAGACGGACGCATACGACTCCCAGGCCGGGACGTACATCATCTCCGTCCGTGGACTGTAGGACGGCGAGTACCAGTTCGTCCCCCCCTGAACCCCGGGGTAGGTGGGCGCCCCGGGCGGCTGGGGCGTCTCGATCGGCCTACCGTTGTCGTCGAGTCCCTCCGCCCAGTTCACCGTCACGAACGGCTGCCCGGTCAGGAAACGGCCCGTCTCCCGGTCCAGCACGTAGTAGAAGCCGTTGCGATTGGCCCACAGCATCGCCTTCAGCTCGATGCCGTTGCGCTCGATGTCGGCCAGCACGGGGATCTGCACCGCGTCGTAGTCGTACGGGTCGTTGGGCGTGAACTGGAAGTGCCAGCGGAGCTCGCCGGTGTCGGCGTCGAGCGCCACGACCGAGTCCGAGTAGAGGTTGTCGCCGGGACGCTGGTGGCGATTGAAGTCGGGCCCCGGGTTGCCCAGGCCCCAGTACATCAAGTTCAACGCCGGGTCGTACGACCCGGTCAGCCACGCGGCTGCGCCGCCGTGCATCCATGCCTCCGGGTCGCAGTACGTCTCCGGATCCGGAGGACACTCCTCCCACGTCTCGTGCCCCGGCTCCCCCGGTCCCGGGATGGTGTGGAAGCGCCACACTTCCTCCCCGGTGGCCGCGTCCAGTGCCGTGATGAAGCCGCGGATGCCGCGGTCGCCCCCGGCCGAGCCGATGATCACCTTGTCCTCGACGACCAGCGGCGCCAGGGTGAAGGAGTAGGCCAGGTGGCGGTCCGCCAGCTCCACGTCCCAGAGCTCGGCGCCGGTCGCCGCATCGAGCGCCACCACGTGCGCATCGAGAGTGGCCATGAACACCCGGTTGCCCAGTATCGCGA is part of the Acidobacteriota bacterium genome and encodes:
- a CDS encoding replication-associated recombination protein A, which codes for MKSGHLFESAAPDRRAVEAPLAERMRPRTFEELVGQQELLAPGRPLRAAIERDALQSIILWGPPGTGKTTIARLIATVTRAHFIAFSAVLSGIKDIKAVMAEAQAARRELARRTILFVDEIHRFNKAQQDAFLPRVEAGDIALIGATTENPSFEVNAALLSRSKVFVLQPLATDETAAILRRAVADSERGLGSTGVAADDDALAAIARHASGDARVALNLLELAATLAGSGRIDRELLARAIQKRALLYDKSGDEHFNLISALHKSLRNSDPDAGVYWLARMIEAGEEPLYIARRLVRFASEDVGNADPNALAVAVAAKEAVHFIGMPEGNTALAQAVTYLATAPKSNAVYAAYNRAAADAHEQVAEPVPLHLRNAPTRLMKEQGYGDGYAYAHDDPDGVTGMDCLPPALAGRRYYRPTTRGYEKEVARRLDAWRALKRAKGQTTPARTEEP
- a CDS encoding transcription elongation factor GreA, with the protein product MKARLLKRIEGEIQTLERELTRELPKEIQRARELGDLRENAEYQAAKERQRLVEARIGMLRTRVAEIALMNLDRLPHDRAALGSTVLLRAEDGATITYELVMPEDADPAKGWVSTASPIGRAIVGREEGDEIQVKTPSGVREFEIVELTTIHES
- a CDS encoding PQQ-dependent dehydrogenase, methanol/ethanol family, with product MTRRMETARRFAVAGVLVGLTAAGPSAQDVSFERLSRAAEAPADWLTYSGTYYSQRYSELDQVTAANVRDLQLQWVYQTPVFGPWQSTPLVVDGVMYLTQRPNDVVALDARTGRVFWVYSYATPPDHRACCGSNNRGVAILGNRVFMATLDAHVVALDAATGAELWDVELADRHLAYSFTLAPLVVEDKVIIGSAGGDRGIRGFITALDAATGEEVWRFHTIPGPGEPGHETWEECPPDPETYCDPEAWMHGGAAAWLTGSYDPALNLMYWGLGNPGPDFNRHQRPGDNLYSDSVVALDADTGELRWHFQFTPNDPYDYDAVQIPVLADIERNGIELKAMLWANRNGFYYVLDRETGRFLTGQPFVTVNWAEGLDDNGRPIETPQPPGAPTYPGVQGGTNWYSPSYSPRTEMMYVPAWESYASVFDAQPQEYAPGRPFVGGRPRTAEPVPDAPTVPGLTRGPVNTWTAAAGSGAVVALDALTGETRWKFEMTDVTSSGILTTASDLLFTGARSGYFQALDARTGDLLWRVGLGGQIVNGPMTYEVDGRQYVAVIAGSSLSTFALRD